One window from the genome of Paenibacillus azoreducens encodes:
- the ligD gene encoding non-homologous end-joining DNA ligase has translation MPRNVKGSIMIEGREIPITNPDKPLWPDMGITKAMYLQKLAAIAPFLLRYCRNRLLTTIRYPHGVPGEFFYQKNAPEPLPDYVKTAEQDGIHYILLNGLPELLWLGNLAALEFHPSLHYAGSPLPCEWMIDLDPSREEEPRIMEAASIVGKVLHSLGLESVPKTSGATGIQIIVPINQGITFDELRVIGHFVGQFVTEKHPDLFTLERLKKHRGDKIYFDYLQHYHGKTLAAPYTPRARPGATVSTPLYWEEVESNVSPLDFHLLNIEERLQTHGDLIAALPPQPVEQVLRHLNAAKPGR, from the coding sequence ATGCCGCGAAACGTAAAAGGCTCCATCATGATTGAAGGCCGTGAAATTCCGATCACGAATCCGGATAAGCCGCTCTGGCCCGACATGGGTATCACCAAAGCGATGTATCTGCAAAAGCTGGCTGCGATCGCCCCCTTTTTGCTGCGTTACTGCCGGAACAGGCTGCTGACGACGATCCGATATCCCCATGGCGTCCCTGGTGAGTTTTTTTATCAGAAAAATGCGCCCGAACCTCTTCCGGATTATGTTAAAACTGCCGAGCAGGACGGCATCCATTATATTTTGCTGAACGGCTTGCCCGAGCTCTTGTGGCTTGGCAACCTTGCGGCACTGGAATTCCATCCTTCGCTCCACTATGCGGGAAGCCCGCTTCCGTGCGAATGGATGATCGATCTGGACCCGTCGCGGGAGGAAGAACCGCGGATTATGGAGGCTGCATCCATCGTCGGCAAAGTGCTTCATTCCCTGGGACTGGAATCCGTGCCCAAAACCTCGGGTGCGACGGGCATTCAAATCATCGTTCCGATCAACCAAGGCATTACCTTCGATGAGCTGCGGGTGATCGGGCATTTCGTTGGCCAATTCGTGACCGAAAAACACCCGGATTTGTTTACGCTCGAGCGGCTGAAGAAACATCGCGGCGATAAAATCTATTTTGATTATCTTCAGCATTACCATGGCAAAACCCTTGCGGCCCCCTATACTCCCCGCGCCAGACCCGGCGCAACCGTGTCCACGCCGCTTTACTGGGAAGAAGTGGAGAGCAACGTATCCCCGCTTGATTTCCATTTACTGAACATCGAGGAGCGGCTGCAAACCCATGGGGATTTGATCGCCGCCCTGCCGCCGCAGCCGGTCGAGCAGGTTCTCCGCCATTTGAATGCAGCAAAGCCCGGAAGATGA
- a CDS encoding YitT family protein: MLSRIIVMLIGAGMVAVALEIFLVNNNIIDGGITGISIMLAHLFHLPLGIFLTLLNLPFLFLGYKQIGKTFAFSTLAAVIVMSVGTMLLEPVRPLTFDPLLAAIFGGVILGAGVGLVIRAGGSTDGSEIVAILINKKTPFSVGEIIMFINVFILTSAGFVFGWNNAMYSLIAYFIAFKVIDITNEGIDQSKSVWIISDKYKEIGDALNQRLGRGVTYLEGEGAYSGDSKKVIFVVITRLEEAKLKAIVGDWDPHAFLAVGNIHDVKGGRFKKKDIH; this comes from the coding sequence ATGTTATCGCGCATCATCGTCATGTTGATTGGAGCAGGAATGGTCGCCGTCGCGCTTGAAATTTTTCTCGTGAACAACAACATTATCGATGGCGGAATTACCGGTATTTCCATTATGCTTGCCCACCTCTTTCATTTACCGCTTGGCATTTTTCTGACTTTATTAAATCTTCCTTTCCTGTTTCTCGGATATAAGCAAATCGGCAAAACCTTTGCATTTTCAACGCTTGCAGCCGTCATTGTCATGTCGGTCGGCACGATGCTGCTGGAACCTGTCAGACCGCTTACCTTTGATCCGCTGCTTGCCGCGATTTTCGGCGGAGTTATTCTGGGGGCGGGCGTCGGCCTGGTGATCCGGGCTGGGGGCTCCACGGACGGCAGCGAAATCGTAGCCATTCTGATCAATAAGAAAACCCCGTTTTCCGTTGGGGAGATCATCATGTTTATCAACGTGTTTATTCTCACCAGCGCGGGATTTGTGTTTGGCTGGAATAACGCCATGTACTCGCTTATCGCATATTTTATCGCTTTTAAAGTGATTGATATCACCAACGAGGGTATTGACCAGTCAAAATCGGTATGGATCATCAGTGACAAATACAAGGAGATCGGCGATGCATTGAACCAGCGTCTTGGACGCGGCGTGACTTATTTGGAGGGTGAAGGAGCTTATTCCGGCGACAGCAAAAAGGTTATTTTCGTTGTCATCACCCGCCTTGAGGAAGCCAAATTGAAGGCGATCGTCGGAGATTGGGACCCGCATGCTTTTCTTGCGGTTGGTAATATCCATGACGTTAAGGGCGGCCGGTTCAAGAAAAAAGATATCCATTAG
- a CDS encoding RNA polymerase sigma factor, giving the protein MNQELDSVIRQVQEGNTQAYAFIVRNFQNQIFAYCWRLLGNRQEAEDAVQDILVKAFENIHMYKPKVSFSSWLYKVAYHHCLNLIRRKKLQQRFTFGLLQKDLTSRSAAQEVESRLFSEPLSKALAKLTLEERNLLVLRIFQEKPFAEIAEILDKKEENVKKKFARTKIKLKGMMIAWEEENQCVSYKHLMKTKV; this is encoded by the coding sequence ATGAATCAGGAATTGGATTCTGTAATCAGGCAAGTGCAGGAGGGAAATACGCAGGCCTATGCCTTCATCGTTAGAAATTTTCAGAACCAAATTTTCGCATATTGCTGGCGCCTTCTTGGCAACAGGCAGGAAGCGGAGGATGCAGTTCAGGACATTTTAGTGAAAGCATTCGAAAACATCCATATGTACAAACCAAAAGTAAGCTTTTCCTCCTGGCTGTATAAGGTAGCTTACCACCACTGCCTGAATCTGATCCGCAGAAAAAAACTGCAGCAGCGGTTTACGTTTGGTCTGCTTCAGAAAGATCTGACCTCACGCAGCGCGGCGCAGGAAGTGGAAAGCCGGTTATTCAGCGAACCGCTCAGCAAAGCGCTTGCGAAGCTGACGCTCGAGGAGCGAAACTTGCTGGTGCTGCGGATTTTTCAAGAAAAACCTTTTGCTGAAATCGCCGAAATTCTGGACAAAAAAGAGGAAAACGTCAAGAAAAAATTCGCAAGAACCAAAATAAAACTGAAAGGCATGATGATTGCCTGGGAGGAGGAAAACCAATGCGTAAGCTACAAGCATTTAATGAAGACGAAAGTTTGA